A region of Porites lutea chromosome 13, jaPorLute2.1, whole genome shotgun sequence DNA encodes the following proteins:
- the LOC140923616 gene encoding uncharacterized protein translates to MKRDLGQGKARAAKHLTAELNTYRNASENSKAEIPGAAYLSKIESFIEDHYVRGELFFEFCRDACNKQSDASSTLCSWCTNNRWVGPVTERIPQPVPDKQNPGHFMDVYETPTTGRAPDDYQPRKCLKDLYEQNAISAGNPNTIAAFCATYSVEEKHVIEYLGHLNDINIRKDIGTREAKEKKRLEEELTYKDYQWGILIENGKVEKLKVRQLDLYLKEHGLTTVGIKLDKIKAIRYHYYRQRSPGNGNELSSSEEESEESDTELDDDEDREDDLVIADLDEQSTVRKPVLTFVPDDQIAEVTVQANTG, encoded by the exons ATGAAACGTGATCTGGGACAGGGAAAAGCCAGAGCGGCTAAGCACTTAACTGCAGAG ttaaaTACGTACCGAAATGCTTCAGAAAACAGTAAGGCCGAAATACCCGGTGCGGCATATCTTAgtaaaatagagagttttattgAGGACCACTACGTCCGAGGAGagctcttttttgaattttgtcggGATGCCTGCAATAAGCAAAGCGATGCAAGCTCCACACTCTGTTCCTGGTGTACCAACAACAGATGGGTGGGACCAGTAACAGAAAGAATCCCTCAGCCTGTGCCAGACAAGCAAAATCCCGGGCACTTTATGGATGTGTACGAAACGCCGACAACAGGTCGTGCTCCAGACGATTATCAACCGAGGAAATGTCTGAAGGACTTGTACGAACAAAACGCCATCTCTGCGGGCAATCCAAATACCATCGCTGCTTTCTGTGCAACCTATAGTGTCGAGGAAAAGCATGTCATTGAATACCTAGGCCATCTAAATGATATCAACATCAGGAAGGATATTGGAACAAGAGaggctaaggagaaaaaaaggttagaagaGGAACTAACATACAAGGACTACCAGTGGGGCATACTTATTGAGAATGGCAAAGTTGAAAAGCTGAAGGTGAGACAGCTCGACCTGTACCTTAAGGAACATGGCCTGACCACTGTTGGTATAAAGCTGGACAAGATAAAGGCAATTCGCTACCATTACTATCGACAGAGAAGTCCAGGCAACGGGAATGAGTTGTCCAGCAGTGAGGAAGAGAGTGAAGAATCAGATACGGAGttagatgatgacgaggatagagaagatgatcttgtcattgctgatctcgatgaacagtcaactgttcgtaagccagttttaacttttgtaccagatgaccaaatagctgaagttactgtacaagcaaacactggatga
- the LOC140922867 gene encoding uncharacterized protein — protein MPNVMNYAHARMMFLKSLYVNKLDKEKHSLHRVQRKAMQIEVLSLYLSFFMEICGTLGRTLIFLQVMLLCASSSGNPSPTLISGEKRISLQCLHNYMLLDMDLQDIPGLEPASLHLRHFSCKPYQVLDTRAIFRVPFQGCGTTRESNSDYIVYENVVDNSKESNATRLLIRHAQELRYPFSCRYRQKYFLILQEGQSGKRENEINKGNGNSTKEKVFPEEVKRRTSSVSHVLLQKYLGIFLFGMHLLFS, from the exons ATGCCGAACGTTATGAATTATGCGCATGCCCGGatgatgtttttgaaaagtttatATGTAAACAAGCTTGACAAGGAAAAGCATTCTTTGCATCGCGTCCAACGAAAAGCAATGCAAATAGAAGTACTAAGTTTGTACTTGAGTTTCTTTATGGAGATATGTGGAACGCTGGGCCGGACGTTAATATTTCTTCAAGTGATGCTGTTGTGTGCGAGTTCAT CGGGTAATCCTTCCCCGACTTTAATATCAGGAGAAAAGCGCATAAGTTTGCAATGTCTACATAATTATATGCTTCTGGATATGGATTTGCAGGATATACCTGGACTCGAACCAGCCTCACTTCATTTGCGGCACTTCTCGTGTAAACCTTATCAAGTTCTGGACACACGAGCTATATTTCGCGTACCCTTTCAAGGTTGCGGGACAACTCGAGAGAGCAATTCGGACTACATCGTTTATGAAAATGTCGTGGATAACTCCAAGGAATCCAACGCTACACGCTTGTTGATCAGACACGCGCAAGAACTTCGTTATCCTTTCTCTTGCCGTTATCGTCAAAAGTATTTCCTAATATTGCAAGAAGGGCAGTCGGGCAAACGGGAAAATGAAATCAACAAGGGGAACGGAAACAgtacaaaagaaaaag TTTTCCCCGAAGAGGTTAAGAGGCGAACGAGCAGTGTGTCGCATGTTTTGCTACAAAAATATCTGGGGATTTTTCTCTTTGGAATGCATCTTCTATTTTCTTAA